The Fragaria vesca subsp. vesca linkage group LG2, FraVesHawaii_1.0, whole genome shotgun sequence genome includes a window with the following:
- the LOC101291792 gene encoding probable histone-lysine N-methyltransferase, H3 lysine-9 specific SUVH9-like — MGSLLPILDLNASPNPSQPATAAAAVALKVPKIEPKAEPYDDPMPPPQTTPQPPLDLFPNPQITPPVAPQITPPVVPAADQDTVYSEFHRIQELFHTAFAKGIQNCDGGGGGGCDEDGVVLDPESGAIVPVEDASQKQQLAEVVQRKKYPQRSNELVRVTDLREEDHRYFREVVRKTRMLYDSIRINSIAEEDRKNPGQGKRTRGDLRAASVLRDRGLWLNRDKRIVGSIPGVYVGDLFFFRMELCVVGIHGQVQAGIDYLPGSQSSNREPIATSIIVSGGYEDDEDAGDVIIYTGHGGQDKFNKQCAHQKLEGGNLALERSMHYGIEVRVIRGRKIQSVVSQKVYVYDGLYRILETWLDVGKSGFGVYKFKLLRIEGQPEMGSSILKFAESLRTKPLTVRPRGYLSLDLSQQREKIPVRLFNDIDADQDPLYYEYLRAPAFPTHVYHQSANGTGCECVNGCNQNCICAMKNGGEFPYDQNGFLLRGKPVVFECGSFCRCPPSCRNRVTQNGMKHRLEVFRSRETGWGVRSLDLIHAGAFICEYAGVILTREQAHIFSMDGDSLIYPHRFADKWAEWGDLSQIYPDYVRPTYPAIPPLDFAMDVSKMRNVACYMSQSSTPNVMVQFVLYDHNNLMFPHLMLFAMENIPPMRELSLDYGVAVADEWTGKLAICN; from the coding sequence ATGGGCTCTCTCCTCCCCATTCTTGACCTCAACGCCTCCCCTAATCCCTCTCAACCCGCCACCGCCGCCGCCGCCGTGGCTCTCAAGGTCCCCAAAATCGAACCCAAAGCCGAGCCTTACGATGACCCTATGCCGCCGCCGCAGACCACTCCCCAACCGCCGTTGGATCTTTTCCCCAATCCCCAAATTACCCCTCCGGTGGCCCCCCAAATTACTCCTCCGGTGGTCCCCGCCGCCGACCAGGACACCGTCTACTCCGAGTTCCACCGCATTCAGGAGCTCTTCCACACGGCATTCGCCAAGGGGATTCAGAACTGCGACGGGGGCGGCGGAGGCGGATGCGACGAGGACGGCGTCGTTTTGGACCCGGAGTCCGGCGCGATTGTCCCGGTGGAGGACGCCAGCCAGAAGCAGCAGCTGGCGGAGGTGGTGCAGCGGAAGAAGTACCCGCAGCGGTCGAACGAGCTCGTCCGCGTCACCGATCTCAGGGAAGAGGACCACCGCTACTTCCGTGAGGTCGTCAGAAAGACCCGGATGCTCTACGATTCGATTCGGATCAATTCGATTGCCGAAGAAGACAGGAAGAATCCGGGTCAGGGGAAACGGACCCGGGGCGACTTAAGGGCCGCGTCGGTGCTCCGGGACCGGGGCCTGTGGCTCAACCGTGACAAGAGAATTGTGGGGTCCATTCCCGGTGTCTATGTTGGTGACCTCTTCTTTTTCAGGATGGAGCTTTGTGTGGTTGGGATACACGGCCAGGTTCAGGCCGGAATTGACTATCTTCCGGGGAGCCAGAGCTCCAATAGGGAGCCGATTGCGACCAGCATTATTGTCTCCGGCGGGTACGAGGACGATGAGGATGCAGGGGATGTTATTATCTACACGGGGCACGGAGGGCAGGACAAGTTCAACAAGCAATGTGCTCACCAGAAGCTGGAGGGAGGCAACTTGGCGTTGGAGAGGAGCATGCATTACGGGATTGAGGTGAGGGTTATTAGAGGGAGGAAGATACAGAGTGTTGTTTCGCAGAAGGTGTATGTTTATGATGGGTTGTATAGGATTCTCGAGACTTGGCTTGATGTTGGCAAGTCAGGGTTTGGTGTGTATAAGTTTAAGTTGCTGAGAATCGAGGGGCAGCCTGAGATGGGGAGCTCGATACTTAAGTTTGCGGAGAGTCTTAGAACTAAGCCTTTGACTGTGAGGCCGAGGGGTTATCTTAGTTTGGACCTTTCACAGCAGAGGGAGAAGATACCCGTAAGGCTTTTCAATGACATTGATGCTGATCAGGACCCGTTGTATTATGAGTATCTTAGAGCACCTGCATTTCCGACTCATGTGTATCATCAGTCGGCAAATGGTACTGGCTGTGAATGTGTTAATGGTTGTAATCAAAATTGCATTTGCGCTATGAAAAATGGAGGGGAGTTTCCTTATGATCAGAATGGGTTTCTTTTGAGGGGGAAGCCTGTGGTATTTGAGTGTGGGAGCTTCTGCCGTTGCCCCCCATCTTGTCGGAATCGTGTCACTCAAAATGGAATGAAGCATAGACTGGAAGTGTTTAGATCAAGGGAAACAGGTTGGGGAGTTAGATCTTTGGACTTGATACATGCTGGTGCTTTTATATGCGAGTATGCAGGAGTTATTCTCACTAGGGAGCAGGCTCATATTTTTTCCATGGATGGTGATAGCTTGATTTATCCCCATCGTTTTGCTGATAAATGGGCTGAATGGGGAGATTTATCTCAGATCTATCCTGATTATGTGCGTCCAACTTATCCGGCAATCCCACCGCTGGATTTTGCAATGGATGTGTCCAAAATGAGGAATGTCGCTTGTTATATGAGCCAGAGTTCTACTCCGAATGTAATGGTGCAGTTCGTTCTGTATGATCACAACAACTTGATGTTTCCTCATCTTATGCTATTTGCGATGGAGAACATTCCTCCTATGAGGGAGTTGAGCCTTGACTATGGGGTGGCTGTGGCTGATGAATGGACAGGGAAACTTGCTATCTGTAACTGA